The Prochlorococcus sp. MIT 0801 genomic sequence AAAGAAAATTCACTTAGAATACTAAAAGATCTGAGATCTCGCTTTTAACGAAGCCTCAGATCTTTTGTTCACTCTCTTATTAATTTATCCTAAGTACTCTTTCTTAAGATTTTGAACTTTGTCAAATACAGCTGTTCTTTTTTCACTTGTTGTTAAGTTCTGCCAACTCCATTGGCCTAAAACAACAATTCCAAGAAGTTCTAGCAAACCAGGCAGAATTGGGAAAAAATTAACTGTATCGATAACAACCTTGATTAAAACTTGAGCTAATACAACAACGGCAATGATCCCTGCCGCCTTGCCATACTTACCCATCTGAGTCCAATCAATTTTACTCAAAGATTCATTAACTTTTCCCATTACATCACTGTAACGTTCTGAAAAATTAACGCCTTCTGATTTCCCTGCCTTTGATTCATCTTTAGAATCAGGATTTACATCAGACATGAACACAAGCTACTAAGCAAATATGGACTGAGCGTATCGAATTAATTTAATAAATGCCATAGGCTGAATAGAGATAAGTCCGAACCAAAATAGAGAGGATGCCGAATCAAATCATTTTTTTTCATGAAAACTCCAAAATATCTTGAATTTCATAACGAAACGAATTGTGTTCTCTCTAGATTTTTAAAAGCTGCAGAGCCGGAGGAAGGCTGTTGTATGTTAATTG encodes the following:
- a CDS encoding CAAD domain-containing protein, translated to MSDVNPDSKDESKAGKSEGVNFSERYSDVMGKVNESLSKIDWTQMGKYGKAAGIIAVVVLAQVLIKVVIDTVNFFPILPGLLELLGIVVLGQWSWQNLTTSEKRTAVFDKVQNLKKEYLG